A part of Aquaspirillum sp. LM1 genomic DNA contains:
- the ettA gene encoding energy-dependent translational throttle protein EttA, whose protein sequence is MAQYVMSMLRVSKIVPPKRQIIKNISLSFFPGAKIGLLGLNGSGKSTVLKIMAGVDKEYDGEVQHLAGVKIGYLPQEPQLDPDKTVREEVESGMGDVMGAQKRLEEVYAAYAEPDADFDALAEEQAKLEAIISAGAGDNVALQLELAADALRLPSWDAKIGPLSGGEKRRVALCKLLLSKPDMLLLDEPTNHLDAESVEWLEQFLVRFPGTVVAVTHDRYFLDNAAEWILELDRGEGIPWKGNYSSWLEQKEERLAKESKSEAARMKAMKQELEWVRQNPKGRQAKSKARLAKFEELSSFEYQKRNETQEIFIPVAERLGNEVIEFDGVSKAFGDRLLIDNLSFKAPPGAIVGIIGPNGAGKSTLFKMIAGQEQPDSGEVKIGQTVQMAFVEQSREGLDGEKTVFEDVSNGADILSVGRFEMPSRAYLGRFNFKGGDQQKKVGMLSGGERGRLHLAKTLLKGGNVLLLDEPSNDLDVETLRALEDALLEFAGTVFVISHDRWFLDRIATHILAAEGESQWVFFDGNYQEYEADKKKRLGEEGAKPKRLRYKPITR, encoded by the coding sequence ATGGCCCAATACGTCATGTCCATGCTCCGCGTGAGCAAAATTGTGCCGCCCAAGCGGCAGATCATCAAAAACATCTCGCTGTCGTTCTTTCCCGGTGCCAAGATTGGCCTCCTGGGTCTGAACGGTTCGGGGAAGTCCACCGTGCTCAAGATCATGGCCGGGGTGGACAAGGAATACGACGGCGAAGTGCAGCACCTGGCCGGCGTAAAAATCGGCTACCTGCCGCAGGAACCGCAGCTTGACCCGGACAAGACCGTGCGCGAAGAAGTGGAAAGCGGCATGGGCGATGTGATGGGCGCACAAAAACGCCTGGAAGAAGTGTACGCCGCTTACGCTGAGCCGGACGCCGATTTTGACGCGCTGGCCGAAGAACAGGCCAAGCTGGAAGCCATCATCTCCGCCGGCGCGGGCGACAACGTGGCCCTGCAACTGGAGCTGGCCGCCGACGCACTGCGCCTGCCGTCGTGGGACGCCAAAATCGGCCCGCTGTCTGGCGGTGAAAAACGCCGGGTAGCGCTGTGCAAGCTGCTGCTGTCCAAACCCGACATGCTGCTGCTGGACGAACCCACCAACCACCTGGACGCCGAATCGGTAGAATGGCTGGAACAGTTTCTGGTGCGCTTCCCCGGCACCGTGGTGGCGGTTACCCACGATCGTTATTTCCTGGATAACGCCGCTGAATGGATTCTGGAACTCGACCGTGGCGAGGGTATTCCCTGGAAGGGCAATTACTCCAGCTGGCTGGAACAGAAAGAAGAACGTCTGGCCAAGGAATCCAAGTCTGAAGCTGCGCGCATGAAGGCGATGAAGCAGGAACTGGAATGGGTACGACAAAACCCCAAGGGCCGCCAGGCCAAGTCCAAGGCGCGTCTGGCCAAGTTTGAAGAACTGTCCAGCTTTGAATACCAGAAGCGCAACGAAACCCAGGAAATCTTTATTCCGGTGGCCGAGCGGCTGGGTAACGAAGTGATTGAGTTTGACGGCGTGAGCAAAGCTTTTGGCGACCGCCTGCTGATTGACAACCTCAGCTTCAAGGCTCCGCCTGGTGCCATCGTCGGCATCATCGGCCCCAACGGTGCCGGTAAATCCACCCTGTTCAAGATGATTGCCGGCCAGGAACAACCAGACAGCGGTGAAGTAAAAATCGGCCAGACCGTGCAAATGGCTTTTGTCGAACAAAGCCGCGAAGGGCTGGATGGCGAAAAAACCGTGTTTGAAGATGTGTCCAACGGTGCCGACATTCTCAGCGTGGGCCGCTTTGAAATGCCCAGCCGTGCCTACCTGGGCCGCTTTAACTTCAAGGGCGGCGACCAGCAAAAGAAAGTGGGCATGCTCTCTGGTGGCGAACGTGGCCGCCTGCATCTGGCCAAAACCCTGCTCAAGGGCGGCAATGTGCTGCTGCTGGATGAACCGTCCAACGACCTGGACGTGGAAACCCTGCGCGCGCTGGAAGACGCCCTGCTGGAATTTGCCGGTACCGTGTTTGTGATCAGCCATGACCGCTGGTTCCTCGACCGGATTGCCACCCATATTCTGGCGGCAGAAGGCGAATCGCAGTGGGTGTTTTTTGACGGCAACTATCAGGAATACGAAGCCGACAAGAAAAAACGCCTGGGTGAAGAAGGTGCCAAGCCCAAGCGCTTGCGCTACAAGCCAATCACCCGCTAA
- a CDS encoding diguanylate cyclase: MPILLDPLTLFISNALVYLALTLALGITSRLAPDILAIRLWMRAYGLMALGLSLMVAMSQLLPSWPPQRLLISMLVISGQLLILAGLRHFFGLRPLPLGLKVAYLFSLAGLVLAGMLWPTIPMAGLWSACVVTFLMLGNLQVIWRQRSHLRRLILWPTLASISGICLGLLLRIGLLLLSLFSDTHEEGWYYLSNLTGLLVVMIGGIGMAMSFWLLITDRMVYALRQIAERDPLTGIFNRRGFQRTVDQLLARQPNTLTVMMLDIDHFKRVNDQFGHAAGDQVLVCMGDILRDALRASDIFARLGGEEFCVVMHDRSPHTAKDVGERIRRRFARRSAQLKTASACTLSVGVAYGEARLHSLAELMARADLALYRCKASGRDQLQVYDPSHDRRMADDDEPFPWH; the protein is encoded by the coding sequence GTGCCCATCTTACTTGATCCCCTCACCCTGTTTATCAGCAATGCGCTGGTCTACCTGGCGCTCACCCTGGCGCTGGGCATCACCAGCCGGCTGGCACCGGATATTCTGGCCATCCGGCTGTGGATGCGCGCCTACGGCCTGATGGCGCTCGGGCTGAGCCTGATGGTGGCCATGAGCCAGCTGCTGCCCAGCTGGCCGCCCCAGCGCCTGCTCATCAGCATGCTGGTGATTTCCGGGCAGTTGCTCATTTTGGCCGGCCTGCGCCATTTTTTTGGCCTGCGCCCGCTGCCGCTGGGGCTGAAAGTGGCGTATCTGTTCAGCCTGGCCGGGCTGGTGCTGGCCGGTATGCTGTGGCCCACCATTCCCATGGCTGGCTTGTGGAGCGCCTGCGTGGTGACGTTCCTGATGCTGGGCAATCTGCAGGTGATATGGCGGCAACGCAGCCATTTGCGCCGGTTGATTTTGTGGCCCACGCTGGCGTCAATTTCCGGCATCTGTCTGGGCCTGCTGCTGCGTATTGGGCTCTTGCTGCTCAGCCTGTTCAGCGATACCCATGAGGAGGGCTGGTACTATCTGTCCAACCTGACCGGGCTGCTGGTGGTGATGATTGGCGGCATTGGCATGGCCATGAGTTTCTGGCTGCTGATTACCGACCGCATGGTGTACGCCCTGCGCCAGATTGCCGAGCGCGATCCGCTGACCGGCATTTTTAACCGGCGCGGTTTTCAGCGCACGGTAGACCAATTGCTGGCCCGCCAGCCCAATACCCTGACGGTGATGATGCTCGACATCGACCACTTCAAGCGGGTGAACGACCAGTTTGGCCACGCCGCCGGCGACCAGGTGCTGGTGTGCATGGGCGATATCCTGCGCGATGCGCTGCGTGCCAGCGATATTTTTGCCCGGCTGGGCGGTGAGGAGTTTTGCGTGGTGATGCATGACCGCTCGCCCCACACCGCCAAAGATGTGGGCGAACGCATCCGCCGCCGCTTTGCCCGCCGTTCCGCCCAGCTTAAAACCGCGTCGGCCTGCACCCTGAGCGTGGGCGTGGCCTACGGCGAAGCCCGGCTGCACAGCCTGGCCGAACTGATGGCCCGCGCAGACCTGGCGCTTTACCGCTGCAAGGCGTCCGGACGTGACCAGCTGCAGGTGTACGACCCCAGCCATGACCGCCGGATGGCCGATGACGACGAGCCGTTTCCCTGGCATTAA
- the trxB gene encoding thioredoxin-disulfide reductase: MSTPRHCRLLILGSGPAGYTAAVYAARANLNPVIITGIAQGGQLMTTTEVDNWPADPQGVMGPELMSRFQQHAERFGTEMIFDHIHTAALTEKPIRLVGDSGEYTCDALIIATGASAQYLGLPSEEAFMGRGVSACATCDGFFYRNKDVAVIGGGNTAVEEALYLANIARHVTVVHRRDKFRSEKILADKLADKVKEGKVTLAMNHTLDEVLGDASGVTGMRIQSTETGTSRDIELAGVFVAIGHKPNTDLFVGQLDMENGYLVTRGGHAGNATATNIPGVFAAGDVQDHIYRQAVTSAASGCQAALDAERYLDH, from the coding sequence ATGAGCACCCCTCGCCATTGCCGACTTCTGATTCTGGGCTCCGGCCCGGCGGGTTACACCGCTGCGGTGTACGCGGCCCGCGCCAACCTCAATCCGGTGATCATCACCGGCATTGCCCAGGGCGGCCAACTGATGACCACCACCGAAGTTGACAACTGGCCAGCCGACCCGCAAGGAGTGATGGGCCCGGAGCTGATGAGCCGCTTTCAGCAGCACGCCGAGCGCTTTGGCACTGAGATGATCTTTGACCATATCCACACCGCCGCGCTGACGGAAAAACCAATTCGCCTGGTAGGCGATTCCGGCGAATACACCTGCGATGCGCTGATCATCGCCACAGGTGCCTCCGCCCAGTATCTGGGCCTGCCGTCGGAAGAAGCCTTCATGGGGCGGGGCGTGTCGGCCTGCGCCACCTGCGATGGGTTTTTCTACCGCAACAAAGATGTTGCCGTGATTGGCGGCGGCAATACCGCCGTGGAAGAAGCGTTGTATCTGGCCAATATTGCCCGCCATGTGACCGTGGTGCATCGCCGCGACAAGTTCCGCAGCGAAAAAATCCTGGCCGACAAGCTGGCCGACAAGGTGAAAGAAGGCAAGGTCACCCTGGCGATGAACCACACGCTGGACGAAGTGCTGGGCGACGCCAGCGGCGTTACCGGCATGCGCATTCAGTCCACGGAAACAGGCACCTCCCGTGATATCGAACTGGCCGGGGTGTTTGTGGCGATTGGCCACAAGCCAAACACCGACTTGTTTGTGGGCCAGCTGGACATGGAAAACGGTTATCTGGTCACGCGCGGCGGCCACGCCGGCAATGCCACCGCCACCAATATTCCCGGCGTGTTTGCCGCCGGTGATGTGCAGGACCATATCTACCGCCAGGCGGTCACCAGCGCGGCCTCTGGCTGCCAGGCGGCCCTGGATGCCGAGCGTTACCTCGACCACTGA
- a CDS encoding Smr/MutS family protein produces MAGKPLKDALRPLRRALPSARPAVAPAPVAAPEPVFAELFADVRPLKADQRYPHRPAPPPHWPRHSTAHHPHHASTAPSSQGQITDSMVGWFEPATLDASFVRPGMQRHTLKKLRQGHWPQVAELDLHGLSRFDAQQHLAVLLHRARQLGQCVRVIHGKGLGSREGLPVLKQVIRTWLRHHPHVLAFCEADEARGGAGALLVLLRRES; encoded by the coding sequence ATGGCGGGCAAACCGCTTAAAGATGCGCTGCGTCCCTTGCGGCGGGCCCTGCCATCGGCGCGGCCCGCCGTTGCGCCTGCGCCAGTAGCTGCGCCTGAACCGGTGTTTGCCGAGCTGTTTGCCGACGTGCGCCCGCTCAAGGCCGACCAGCGCTATCCACACCGGCCCGCGCCGCCGCCGCACTGGCCGCGACACAGCACCGCCCATCATCCCCATCATGCTTCAACAGCGCCTTCCAGCCAGGGCCAGATCACCGACAGCATGGTGGGCTGGTTTGAGCCGGCCACGCTGGACGCCAGCTTTGTCCGCCCCGGCATGCAGCGGCATACCCTGAAAAAACTGCGCCAGGGCCACTGGCCGCAGGTGGCCGAGCTGGATTTGCACGGGCTGTCGCGCTTTGACGCCCAGCAGCATCTGGCCGTGCTGCTGCACCGCGCCCGCCAGCTAGGGCAGTGCGTGCGGGTGATCCACGGCAAGGGCCTGGGCTCGCGTGAGGGGCTGCCGGTGCTCAAGCAGGTGATTCGCACCTGGCTGCGCCATCATCCGCATGTGCTGGCGTTTTGCGAGGCCGACGAAGCCCGGGGTGGGGCCGGGGCCTTGCTGGTGCTGCTGCGCCGGGAAAGCTGA
- a CDS encoding ATP-binding protein: MKHTAGTHSTSRSISLLQLGGMLWCVGFVLMTLFWLNSEYARQQTLFRQRAEGFFQSVSQRMEQNESVMLSLELLMRTQSQLGLPDVQRFTQQLMQRYPHMYSIQFFEEVPRDHVASFTQKMRQRGFPDFQLKEPAPVSQGGWRAVRPRGNYHPIVMVEPQLDGSPNTLGMDINAAGQHTETLRAAEQFGHMESTAPFALPEGGRAYLLVKSVQQHGGTENTPRKAFVGILVRNDRLLGELPLTNNSAHDVSMAFYPRVDRPFDNIFFRSPMHPIPAWESTWLPRFHFEQPIPSSAQPFLIRVDYQLRAADLNLQPLLYLAISLGMAVGFSMGVLGQRRRSRQQGAEANESLLREREMAAMTLQHIHDGVIRIDSQGRIDYLNPMAASLLQVSPGTVIGESVFSVFRLHFEMSQHMQENPVNESLKFRRSVELPENTALLRKDGQNLLIEGNISPLPSRQHLHAGALITFRNLGPTHNKVLARLSASQKRLREHEEKLAHVARLNTMGEMASGIAHELNQPLSAIVSYNQACLRMLDDDHPDLELVEQAMRSTAQQATRAGDILQRLRAFVSKQPVRWEPISLNQIVHNTLMLADHALRENGIETLITLQDNLPPVLGDAIQIEQVTLNLLTNAMDALKHKPQPRQIRLETSCTDELACLRVVDNGPGIPEAMVHKLFTPFSTTKPHGMGLGLTICQSIIESHQGHISGRSLPDGGSSFRITLPLQHAQPSAASLCEKDTSPHEPNPQL; the protein is encoded by the coding sequence ATGAAACACACTGCAGGCACCCATTCGACCTCCCGCTCAATCAGCCTGCTGCAACTGGGCGGGATGCTGTGGTGCGTCGGATTTGTGCTGATGACCCTGTTCTGGTTGAACAGCGAGTATGCCCGGCAGCAAACGCTGTTTCGCCAGCGGGCAGAAGGCTTTTTTCAGAGCGTGTCCCAGCGCATGGAACAAAACGAGTCGGTGATGCTGTCGCTGGAGCTGCTGATGCGCACCCAGTCCCAGCTGGGGCTGCCCGACGTGCAGCGCTTTACCCAGCAGCTGATGCAGCGCTACCCGCATATGTACAGCATCCAGTTTTTTGAAGAAGTGCCGCGCGACCATGTGGCGAGCTTCACACAAAAAATGCGTCAGCGCGGCTTTCCCGACTTTCAGCTGAAAGAACCCGCCCCGGTCAGCCAGGGTGGCTGGCGTGCGGTGCGCCCGCGCGGCAATTACCATCCCATCGTGATGGTGGAGCCCCAGCTGGATGGCTCGCCCAATACGCTGGGCATGGATATCAACGCCGCCGGCCAGCACACCGAAACCCTGCGCGCTGCCGAGCAGTTTGGCCATATGGAGTCCACCGCGCCGTTTGCCCTGCCCGAAGGCGGGCGGGCATACCTGCTGGTAAAATCAGTGCAGCAACATGGCGGCACAGAAAACACCCCGCGCAAGGCTTTTGTGGGCATTCTGGTGCGCAACGACCGCCTGCTGGGCGAACTGCCGCTGACCAATAACTCCGCCCACGATGTCAGCATGGCGTTTTACCCCAGGGTAGACCGCCCGTTCGACAATATCTTTTTCCGCTCGCCCATGCATCCCATTCCTGCCTGGGAAAGCACCTGGCTGCCGCGTTTTCATTTTGAACAGCCGATTCCCAGCAGCGCCCAGCCGTTTCTGATCCGGGTGGATTATCAACTGCGCGCAGCCGACCTCAATCTGCAACCGCTGCTGTATCTGGCCATCAGCCTGGGCATGGCAGTGGGGTTCAGCATGGGGGTGCTGGGCCAGCGTCGCCGCTCGCGCCAGCAGGGTGCCGAAGCCAATGAATCACTGCTGCGCGAACGGGAAATGGCCGCCATGACCCTGCAGCATATCCACGACGGGGTGATACGCATCGACAGCCAGGGCCGGATTGATTATCTCAACCCGATGGCCGCCTCGCTGCTGCAGGTATCACCTGGCACGGTGATTGGCGAATCGGTGTTTTCGGTGTTTCGCCTGCATTTCGAGATGTCGCAGCATATGCAGGAAAACCCGGTTAACGAAAGCCTGAAGTTTCGCCGCTCTGTCGAACTGCCAGAAAACACCGCATTATTGCGAAAAGATGGACAAAACCTGCTGATTGAGGGCAATATTTCGCCCTTGCCATCCCGTCAGCATCTGCATGCCGGCGCGCTGATCACCTTCCGCAACCTCGGCCCCACCCATAACAAGGTGCTGGCCCGGCTGTCGGCCAGCCAGAAGCGCCTGCGCGAGCATGAAGAAAAACTGGCCCATGTTGCCCGGCTCAACACCATGGGCGAAATGGCCTCGGGAATTGCCCACGAGCTGAATCAGCCCTTGTCAGCCATTGTCAGCTACAACCAGGCCTGCCTGCGCATGCTGGACGATGACCATCCGGACCTGGAGCTGGTTGAGCAAGCCATGCGCAGCACCGCCCAGCAGGCCACCCGGGCTGGCGACATCCTGCAGCGGCTGCGGGCGTTTGTGTCCAAGCAGCCAGTGCGCTGGGAGCCCATCAGCCTGAATCAGATCGTGCACAACACCCTGATGCTGGCCGACCACGCCCTGCGCGAAAACGGCATTGAAACCCTGATCACGCTGCAGGACAATCTGCCCCCGGTACTGGGCGATGCCATCCAGATTGAACAGGTGACGCTGAACCTGCTGACCAATGCCATGGATGCGCTCAAGCACAAGCCGCAACCCCGGCAGATTCGTCTGGAAACCAGCTGCACCGACGAACTGGCCTGCTTGCGCGTGGTGGACAATGGCCCCGGCATTCCGGAAGCCATGGTTCATAAACTGTTTACTCCGTTCAGCACCACCAAGCCCCATGGCATGGGGCTGGGGCTGACCATTTGCCAGTCGATCATCGAATCGCACCAGGGGCATATTTCCGGGCGTAGCCTGCCAGATGGCGGCAGCAGCTTCCGCATTACCCTGCCACTGCAACATGCGCAGCCCAGCGCAGCCTCATTGTGTGAAAAGGACACCTCTCCCCATGAACCCAACCCTCAGCTTTGA
- a CDS encoding response regulator transcription factor: MNPTLSFDPIVYVVDDDPAVLDSVSLLIRSAGLKVMAFPSALEFLAAFIPNQIACLVLDIRMPGTTGLDLQAELEGAGVTLPIVFITGHGDVAQCTRAFKAGASDFLTKPIDGELLLEAIRKALRHCIATYEKASRTQEAEIRLARLSGREREVLELVTEGMSSKEIGTRLGLSPRTIEAHRASLFDKLEVSTLAELIKLFVYAIDAERAHRLLPGNAQMQGESDLEADDVPAAPDDGLDDDAPTADATDAPADHPDTPPAA, translated from the coding sequence ATGAACCCAACCCTCAGCTTTGACCCGATTGTTTACGTGGTGGACGACGATCCGGCGGTGCTCGACTCGGTCAGCCTGCTGATTCGCAGCGCCGGCCTGAAAGTGATGGCGTTTCCGTCGGCGCTGGAATTTCTGGCTGCGTTCATCCCCAACCAGATTGCCTGCCTGGTGCTGGACATCCGCATGCCAGGCACCACCGGCCTGGACTTGCAAGCCGAGCTGGAAGGTGCCGGGGTAACCCTGCCGATTGTGTTCATTACCGGCCACGGCGACGTGGCGCAATGCACCCGCGCATTCAAGGCCGGTGCCAGCGATTTCCTCACCAAGCCAATTGACGGCGAACTGCTGCTGGAAGCCATCCGCAAGGCGCTGCGCCACTGCATTGCCACCTACGAAAAAGCCAGCCGCACCCAGGAAGCCGAAATCCGCCTGGCCCGCCTGTCTGGCCGCGAGCGCGAAGTGCTGGAACTGGTCACCGAAGGCATGTCGAGCAAGGAAATCGGCACCCGGCTGGGGCTGTCGCCGCGCACCATCGAAGCCCACCGCGCCAGCCTGTTCGACAAGCTGGAGGTCAGTACCCTGGCTGAGCTGATCAAACTGTTTGTGTACGCCATTGATGCCGAGCGGGCGCATCGCCTGCTGCCGGGCAATGCCCAGATGCAGGGCGAAAGCGACCTGGAAGCCGATGATGTGCCGGCTGCGCCGGATGACGGCCTGGATGACGATGCGCCCACCGCTGACGCCACAGACGCCCCGGCAGACCACCCGGACACCCCGCCCGCCGCCTGA
- a CDS encoding DUF6156 family protein: protein MTSDLASIRHFVSYSGVKLPLKLNTPLEDADLRHRITFYRAYYNAAEQMTKVEKVVYGEIESFHDYRYHADGSLSEATVVMVAEEESTLMRFSPDGSLLSSETSALES, encoded by the coding sequence ATGACCTCAGACCTTGCCTCGATTCGCCATTTTGTCAGCTACTCCGGTGTGAAACTGCCGCTGAAACTGAACACCCCGCTGGAAGACGCCGACCTGCGCCACCGGATTACCTTTTACCGTGCCTATTACAACGCCGCCGAACAGATGACCAAGGTAGAAAAAGTGGTATATGGCGAAATTGAATCGTTTCACGACTATCGCTACCACGCCGATGGCAGCCTGAGCGAAGCCACCGTGGTGATGGTAGCGGAAGAAGAAAGCACACTGATGCGCTTCAGCCCGGACGGCAGCTTGCTGTCGTCGGAAACCTCGGCACTGGAAAGCTGA
- a CDS encoding CRISPR-associated endonuclease Cas1, giving the protein MSCLYVDRRGVDLRVDGGALVFYENGERIGAVPLAPLERVVVHGDMTLQARLLGQLGERGVGVVVLSGRKHTPTLLMARPHQDARRRLTQLRLAQDGAFCLSYARELIEAKLAAQARHVHQLRERRPTARQPLTHALAALERGQTSTAHDVVRPGFPPARERHVR; this is encoded by the coding sequence ATGAGCTGCCTGTATGTGGATCGTCGCGGGGTGGATTTGCGGGTGGATGGCGGCGCGCTGGTGTTTTATGAAAACGGCGAGCGCATTGGCGCGGTGCCCCTGGCGCCGCTGGAGCGGGTGGTGGTGCATGGCGACATGACGCTGCAAGCGCGTTTGCTTGGGCAGTTGGGCGAGCGTGGGGTGGGCGTGGTGGTGTTGTCCGGGCGCAAGCACACGCCCACGCTATTGATGGCGCGCCCGCATCAGGATGCGCGCCGGCGGCTGACACAGTTGCGCCTGGCGCAGGATGGGGCATTTTGTCTGAGTTATGCCCGCGAGCTGATCGAAGCCAAGCTGGCGGCGCAGGCGCGCCATGTGCATCAGCTGCGCGAGCGCCGCCCAACGGCCCGCCAGCCGCTCACCCATGCGCTGGCCGCGCTGGAGCGTGGGCAAACGTCCACGGCGCACGATGTGGTGCGGCCTGGGTTCCCGCCTGCGCGGGAACGACACGTGAGATGA
- the cas2 gene encoding CRISPR-associated endonuclease Cas2: MTSSRLVFPLCDDIADPKRWRKVHEAVQAHAVSGQKSVYECWLTAGEHQALLARLEAVIAPAEDKVHVFALDARRKVLRFGVARAPQCDPFLIV; this comes from the coding sequence ATGACAAGTTCGCGTCTTGTTTTTCCGCTGTGCGATGACATTGCTGATCCCAAGCGCTGGCGCAAGGTGCACGAAGCAGTGCAAGCGCATGCTGTCAGTGGGCAAAAATCGGTGTATGAATGCTGGCTGACCGCAGGAGAGCATCAGGCTTTGCTGGCGCGGCTGGAGGCGGTGATTGCGCCAGCAGAAGACAAAGTGCATGTGTTTGCGCTGGATGCGCGGCGCAAGGTGCTGCGCTTTGGCGTGGCGCGCGCGCCGCAGTGTGATCCTTTCCTGATTGTGTGA
- a CDS encoding DUF6602 domain-containing protein, translated as MTDWNLSELLNTLHTRIQGELQACRVLAHPTDKGDASEDVWLKLMQDYLPQRYRAEKAHVVDSNGEFSEQIDIVIFDRQYTPLIFELRGSMIVPAESVYAVFEVKQTANKAHIEYAQEKIHSVRRLTRTSAPITHAGGVYAPQKPKHILGGFLALRSEVTEDTLYKHLSGLLPQHPHGKIDIGCVAEVETNEPRDDKKPLPGYFFSVDLTPAPSNKRWWQKEMAKPMASLYAAPKLKHRKTQHSLATEKLKRLASKPVILPSPPLCIQTHEKAATAFLFRLISLLQTLGTVPAIDMDKYAQKLISPPKTD; from the coding sequence ATGACTGACTGGAACCTTTCCGAACTACTGAACACCCTGCACACCCGCATTCAAGGTGAGCTGCAAGCCTGCCGCGTGCTGGCCCATCCCACCGACAAAGGCGACGCCAGCGAAGACGTCTGGCTGAAACTGATGCAGGATTACCTGCCACAACGCTACCGCGCCGAAAAAGCCCATGTGGTGGATAGCAACGGCGAATTCAGCGAGCAAATCGACATCGTGATTTTCGACCGCCAATACACTCCGCTGATTTTTGAGCTGCGCGGCAGCATGATTGTGCCGGCAGAAAGCGTGTATGCGGTTTTTGAGGTGAAGCAAACCGCTAATAAAGCACATATTGAATACGCACAAGAAAAAATTCATAGTGTGCGTCGGCTCACACGCACCAGCGCCCCGATTACTCACGCTGGCGGGGTCTATGCCCCACAAAAACCCAAACATATTCTAGGTGGCTTTCTGGCTTTACGCAGTGAGGTCACTGAAGACACATTATATAAACATTTATCAGGCCTGCTTCCACAGCACCCGCACGGCAAGATTGATATTGGCTGCGTTGCTGAAGTTGAAACAAATGAACCCCGTGATGACAAGAAACCCCTCCCTGGTTATTTTTTCAGCGTTGACTTGACCCCGGCCCCCTCAAATAAACGCTGGTGGCAAAAAGAGATGGCAAAACCCATGGCCAGCTTATATGCAGCCCCAAAACTCAAACACAGAAAAACCCAACACAGCCTTGCCACCGAAAAACTCAAGCGCCTGGCGTCAAAGCCAGTCATCTTGCCTTCCCCGCCGCTATGCATCCAAACACACGAAAAAGCCGCCACTGCCTTTTTGTTCAGGCTCATCAGTTTGCTGCAAACACTCGGCACAGTGCCCGCCATTGATATGGACAAATACGCACAAAAATTGATTTCGCCACCCAAAACCGACTAG
- a CDS encoding RAMP superfamily CRISPR-associated protein: MTALMREELADQPPKADHAHAGLWLQRGWPAFVTGDAEGNKTGHINKLCAIQPSTLYKKAFSRWEETVKTLPGVALFATVSQRLLIGSNAASALETGVAIQHSYGMPMIPGSAVKGCVRAYAQQLGLGAEYLAMLFGLDEGELAGPGGLVWHDAWWRPGSQDTPFVADVVTVHHPDYYQGNAPLASDTDTPVPNAQLATQGEFFFYIGCECPDSQPWAELAMQLLKAALHGVGIGGKRAAGYGRMGENHSRTEKFTQDKRQQTLSATEQIRQWLDLPSSTLAKKFGKDFNKTKTEAAQKWPDTPWDTIRCILEEQHAKLLKDWALQDKDSHAYKAWRKLHAD; encoded by the coding sequence ATGACCGCACTGATGCGCGAAGAACTGGCTGATCAACCCCCCAAGGCAGATCACGCCCACGCCGGCCTGTGGCTGCAACGCGGCTGGCCCGCTTTTGTCACTGGCGACGCCGAAGGCAATAAAACCGGCCACATCAATAAACTATGCGCCATCCAGCCCAGCACGCTTTATAAAAAAGCCTTCAGCCGTTGGGAAGAAACCGTTAAAACCCTGCCCGGCGTCGCCCTGTTCGCCACCGTCTCGCAGCGCCTGCTGATCGGCAGCAATGCCGCCAGCGCGCTGGAAACCGGCGTCGCCATCCAGCACAGCTACGGCATGCCGATGATCCCCGGCAGCGCCGTCAAAGGCTGCGTCCGCGCCTACGCCCAGCAACTCGGGCTGGGCGCAGAATACCTGGCCATGCTGTTTGGCCTGGACGAAGGCGAACTGGCCGGCCCCGGCGGCCTGGTGTGGCACGACGCCTGGTGGCGCCCCGGCAGCCAGGACACTCCCTTTGTGGCCGATGTCGTCACCGTTCACCACCCGGATTACTACCAGGGCAACGCCCCCCTGGCCAGCGACACCGACACCCCGGTGCCCAACGCCCAGCTGGCCACGCAGGGCGAGTTTTTCTTTTACATCGGCTGCGAATGCCCCGACAGCCAACCCTGGGCCGAACTGGCCATGCAACTGCTTAAAGCCGCCCTGCACGGAGTCGGCATTGGCGGTAAACGCGCAGCGGGGTATGGGCGGATGGGAGAAAACCACTCACGCACTGAAAAATTTACCCAAGACAAACGCCAGCAAACTCTGTCCGCCACCGAGCAAATCCGGCAATGGTTGGACTTGCCATCCAGCACTTTGGCCAAGAAATTTGGCAAGGATTTTAACAAGACCAAAACAGAAGCTGCACAAAAATGGCCTGATACCCCTTGGGACACCATACGGTGCATATTGGAGGAGCAGCACGCCAAATTGCTTAAAGACTGGGCCTTGCAAGATAAAGACAGCCATGCTTATAAAGCCTGGAGAAAATTACACGCTGATTGA